A genomic segment from uncultured Marinifilum sp. encodes:
- a CDS encoding 1,4-dihydroxy-2-naphthoate polyprenyltransferase: protein MNKIKAWIHAFRLRTLPLALSNIFLGSFLAISDGVFSIRIFILAMLTTLFLQVLSNLANDLGDSISGADNHERVGPERAVQSGIITKKEMIRMVIIFVFLSFVTGLCLLWEALQLLNYTQAFFMLGLGVLAIGAAINYTVGKNPYGYNGFGDLLVFLFFGLAGVLGTYFLHTGTLNWTLLLPASSLGLLSVGVLNLNNMRDVENDSKTGKRTLVVKIGSAKARIYHLFLIIIAMISACIYVALHWNNLFQLLFLISFPLLIRNILVVIKNTEAQKLDPELKKLALSTFLFSFSFGIGLIL, encoded by the coding sequence ATGAACAAAATAAAGGCATGGATACATGCATTTCGATTAAGGACTTTACCTTTAGCACTTTCTAATATATTTTTGGGCAGTTTTCTAGCAATCTCCGATGGGGTTTTTAGTATCAGAATATTTATTTTAGCAATGCTAACCACTCTTTTCTTACAAGTTTTATCGAATTTGGCTAACGATTTAGGAGATTCTATTTCCGGAGCCGATAATCATGAGAGAGTAGGACCAGAACGGGCAGTACAAAGTGGAATAATTACCAAGAAAGAAATGATTCGTATGGTAATTATTTTTGTATTCTTAAGTTTTGTAACGGGTTTGTGTTTGTTATGGGAAGCCTTACAATTATTAAATTATACTCAGGCTTTTTTTATGCTCGGATTGGGTGTTTTAGCAATTGGTGCTGCAATTAATTATACAGTAGGAAAAAACCCTTATGGATATAATGGTTTTGGAGATTTATTGGTTTTTTTGTTTTTTGGATTGGCAGGAGTTTTAGGCACATATTTTTTACATACAGGAACTTTAAACTGGACATTACTTTTACCAGCAAGCTCCCTTGGCTTGTTAAGTGTGGGAGTTTTAAATTTAAATAATATGCGCGATGTGGAAAACGATTCTAAAACAGGAAAAAGAACACTTGTAGTTAAAATAGGATCGGCGAAAGCTCGAATTTATCATCTATTTTTAATTATAATAGCAATGATTTCAGCTTGCATATATGTTGCTTTACATTGGAATAATTTATTTCAGCTTTTGTTCTTAATAAGTTTTCCTCTGCTAATCCGTAATATACTTGTAGTGATAAAAAATACCGAAGCTCAAAAATTAGATCCAGAACTTAAAAAATTGGCTTTGTCAACCTTCTTGTTTAGCTTTAGTTTTGGAATAGGACTTATTTTATAA
- a CDS encoding sensor histidine kinase, with protein MHKPKSNFPQLLFCLLLTLASYFSSSANDIVNEEYDVLILQSYHQGLEWTDSISSGILSVMNQNHQINLVFEYLDIKRNDNEAYQLALQNIYKTKAKGIPFKAIIVADNAAFDFMCKHGDQFYPNIPVIYCGVNNLDPENLHKYPNFHGFGEKADHYGTISSIKKIFPERKNILIINDNTITGKAINNELQKVLPYFKNDINFEVFSDFSIESLQEKVSKLNDSYAIYLLVLNRDNNNKFISYRNGINTIKKVSNVPIFGSWDFYLNKGIFGGKITSGYQQGKNAALLALKIIESGSQTIPQYTELENAYIFDYNEMINFDIKTKQLPKGSQTINQPETSDLLLKISLACVVILIVIIFTLLIWLKSKQKRAEHLKILVSEKTSELNKTNSELQQAITDKNKFFSILAHDLRGSIGVILGISSLLNDEDFKANPPENENLEKDLLHVATQTNALLDDLFYWGINQSKEGPTIEISQFDVSEILLDTCKTFQINLGNIKFETKLQENLVLNTDKNICKFIIRNVVQNAMKFSHKDGTVCISSYSKNNCVYAEIKDNGIGMSPHIIESIYKKSPIRKEGLSGQKTTGLGLCTVLDYLEIIGGEMQIDSKIDVGSTFTIIFKEI; from the coding sequence ATGCATAAACCCAAAAGCAATTTTCCCCAATTACTTTTCTGCTTATTACTAACTTTAGCTAGTTATTTTTCTTCTTCAGCAAACGATATTGTAAATGAAGAATATGATGTACTAATATTACAAAGTTATCATCAGGGACTTGAGTGGACAGATAGTATTTCCAGTGGCATATTAAGTGTGATGAATCAAAACCATCAAATTAATTTAGTTTTTGAGTATTTAGATATTAAACGCAATGATAACGAAGCCTATCAACTTGCCCTTCAGAATATATATAAAACAAAGGCAAAAGGCATTCCCTTTAAAGCAATTATTGTTGCCGATAATGCTGCTTTCGACTTTATGTGTAAACATGGAGATCAATTTTACCCAAACATACCCGTTATTTACTGTGGAGTAAATAATTTAGATCCTGAAAATCTTCATAAATATCCTAATTTTCACGGATTTGGAGAAAAGGCAGATCATTATGGAACCATATCTTCAATAAAAAAAATATTTCCAGAAAGAAAAAACATACTGATAATTAACGATAATACCATAACTGGCAAGGCTATTAATAATGAATTACAAAAGGTTTTGCCTTATTTTAAAAATGATATAAACTTCGAAGTCTTTTCCGATTTTTCCATTGAAAGTTTGCAAGAAAAAGTATCTAAATTAAACGATTCTTACGCAATTTACTTGCTGGTACTTAATCGTGATAACAATAATAAATTCATTTCTTACCGTAATGGCATTAATACCATTAAAAAAGTATCTAATGTACCGATTTTTGGTTCGTGGGACTTTTATTTAAATAAAGGAATTTTTGGAGGAAAAATTACCAGTGGATATCAGCAGGGAAAAAATGCAGCCCTGCTAGCTCTTAAAATAATCGAATCGGGCAGCCAAACTATTCCTCAATATACCGAGCTGGAAAATGCTTATATTTTCGACTATAATGAAATGATTAATTTTGACATAAAAACCAAACAGCTACCCAAAGGAAGTCAAACAATTAATCAGCCAGAGACTAGTGATTTACTTCTTAAAATCAGTTTGGCTTGTGTAGTTATTCTAATTGTAATTATTTTTACTCTTCTAATTTGGTTAAAAAGCAAACAAAAAAGAGCCGAGCATTTAAAAATTCTTGTTTCTGAAAAAACATCCGAATTAAATAAAACCAACTCGGAATTACAACAAGCTATAACCGATAAAAATAAATTCTTTTCTATTTTGGCTCACGACCTTAGAGGTTCTATTGGGGTTATTTTAGGTATTTCGAGCCTTTTAAATGATGAAGATTTTAAAGCAAATCCTCCAGAAAATGAAAATCTAGAAAAAGATTTGCTACATGTGGCCACTCAAACCAATGCTTTACTTGATGATCTTTTTTACTGGGGAATCAATCAATCGAAAGAGGGTCCAACCATTGAAATATCTCAATTCGATGTAAGCGAAATATTACTTGATACTTGTAAAACATTTCAAATTAACCTGGGAAATATAAAATTTGAAACTAAACTACAAGAAAATTTAGTATTGAATACCGACAAGAATATCTGTAAATTTATTATTCGTAATGTTGTTCAAAACGCCATGAAATTTAGCCATAAAGATGGTACAGTATGCATTAGCAGTTATAGTAAAAATAATTGTGTTTATGCAGAAATAAAAGACAATGGTATTGGAATGTCTCCTCATATTATCGAAAGTATTTACAAAAAATCACCTATCAGAAAAGAAGGTTTATCGGGACAAAAAACAACAGGTTTAGGTTTGTGTACTGTACTTGATTACCTAGAAATTATTGGAGGTGAAATGCAAATTGATAGTAAAATAGATGTTGGTTCAACTTTTACTATTATTTTTAAAGAAATTTAG
- a CDS encoding HD domain-containing protein, with protein sequence MSKIPTREEAYSLLNTYTENPSLIIHAKAVESCMRYYARKHGENEEKWGVIGLVHDLDWDKFPEQHCKKTREILESENWPEEYIRAVESHAYLTCTNVVPQTTLEKTLYAVDELTGLIRTTALIRPSKSVLDVKVKSVKRNWKNKRFAAGVDRTVIERGAEMLGIEIPDLVHDCIEAMKEVAEELELKGNL encoded by the coding sequence ATGAGTAAAATTCCTACACGCGAAGAAGCATATAGTTTACTAAATACTTACACCGAAAATCCGAGCCTAATAATTCATGCCAAAGCCGTTGAATCCTGTATGAGATATTATGCCCGAAAACATGGAGAAAATGAAGAAAAATGGGGCGTTATAGGTCTGGTTCACGATTTAGATTGGGATAAATTCCCTGAACAACATTGCAAAAAAACACGAGAAATTCTAGAATCAGAAAATTGGCCCGAAGAGTACATTCGTGCTGTTGAAAGTCATGCTTATCTTACCTGTACCAATGTTGTTCCGCAAACTACTTTAGAAAAAACACTATATGCCGTTGATGAATTAACGGGATTAATTCGCACAACAGCTTTAATTCGACCATCGAAATCGGTATTGGATGTGAAAGTAAAGTCGGTAAAACGCAATTGGAAAAACAAACGCTTTGCTGCCGGAGTAGACAGAACAGTTATTGAGCGCGGTGCCGAAATGCTGGGAATAGAAATTCCTGATTTGGTTCACGATTGCATTGAGGCCATGAAAGAAGTAGCAGAAGAATTGGAATTAAAAGGGAATTTGTAG
- a CDS encoding DUF6261 family protein, whose translation MDTKLLSTCSSNEAFDSSTNCLSVLAQKDFSADLNLTVISAKIKEKSDILLDSIGIEKKSEFTSEISDLDHIFDDSLICFKKFVDANMSMSDADKVEKATKVWSKIQAKNQFMYKLGYEEQMTQALSLFSELDTEEYQNKMMALFGVSESYALLKTAHTNLQTIYRKGQEIKALKENAIPSSTVKKEVMELINTKLIPYLYIMSDTQPEVYSETYTKIIHYIELVNTKIRTRRSRATSEEEIGSEVE comes from the coding sequence ATGGACACAAAACTATTAAGCACATGCTCTTCTAATGAGGCATTTGACAGCAGTACAAACTGTTTGTCGGTACTTGCTCAAAAAGATTTTAGTGCAGATTTAAATTTAACCGTAATTTCTGCCAAAATTAAGGAGAAGTCAGACATTTTGTTAGATTCAATTGGAATCGAAAAGAAATCGGAATTCACAAGTGAAATCTCTGATTTAGATCATATTTTTGATGATAGTCTGATTTGTTTTAAAAAATTTGTGGATGCAAACATGAGTATGTCCGATGCCGACAAAGTGGAAAAAGCCACTAAAGTATGGTCTAAAATTCAGGCAAAAAATCAATTTATGTACAAATTAGGATATGAAGAGCAAATGACACAAGCCTTGTCTCTTTTTTCGGAACTTGATACCGAAGAGTACCAAAACAAGATGATGGCATTGTTCGGAGTTAGTGAAAGCTATGCTCTACTTAAAACAGCCCATACCAATCTTCAAACCATATATCGGAAGGGACAGGAAATAAAAGCATTAAAAGAGAATGCAATTCCGTCGAGTACGGTAAAAAAAGAGGTTATGGAACTTATTAATACCAAACTAATTCCATACCTATATATAATGAGCGATACCCAGCCAGAAGTTTATAGCGAAACCTACACAAAAATTATACACTATATAGAATTGGTGAACACCAAAATAAGAACTCGTAGAAGCCGAGCTACCAGCGAAGAAGAAATTGGTAGCGAAGTGGAATAA
- a CDS encoding transposase → MISKDKDDKLIRIYFLVCEKFEELQFYCERFSNNSKPEFTDQEIMTIYLYCMHYEEHIKVKQIHRFASDWLRSWFPKLVGYKAFNNRLNKLSGAFARLVEILLSDYQPEDCCLDQSLLDSMPIITCSGKRSGKVATEITDKGFCSTKGIYYYGMKLHLLGFRRIGKLPHPEQILFTPASVNDVNVFKEAWSGIENRTFFGDKIYFINELNQNMLKHQNSQTLAPIKGVKGMPDIIKQRIKAADDLFSTAVSRIRQPVEAIFNWLIEKTDIQKASKVRSTKGLMIHTFGRLAAAFIALAL, encoded by the coding sequence ATGATTTCCAAGGATAAAGACGACAAGTTAATAAGAATTTACTTTTTGGTTTGCGAAAAGTTTGAAGAACTTCAATTTTATTGTGAAAGATTCAGTAATAACAGTAAACCTGAATTTACCGATCAAGAAATTATGACCATTTATTTATACTGTATGCACTATGAAGAGCATATAAAAGTAAAACAAATTCACCGTTTTGCTTCTGACTGGTTGAGATCATGGTTTCCAAAGTTAGTAGGCTATAAAGCCTTTAATAACAGACTTAATAAACTAAGTGGAGCTTTTGCCCGGTTAGTTGAAATACTTTTGTCAGACTATCAGCCGGAAGATTGTTGTCTGGATCAAAGTTTATTGGACTCAATGCCAATTATTACCTGTTCAGGCAAACGTTCTGGAAAAGTTGCAACAGAAATAACAGATAAAGGATTCTGCTCGACAAAAGGTATTTATTATTATGGTATGAAACTGCATTTATTGGGTTTCAGACGTATTGGTAAATTGCCACATCCTGAGCAAATACTATTTACTCCTGCTTCTGTTAATGATGTTAATGTTTTTAAAGAAGCATGGTCAGGTATTGAGAACAGAACATTTTTTGGCGATAAAATATACTTTATTAATGAGCTTAACCAGAATATGTTGAAACATCAAAACTCTCAGACTCTTGCTCCAATCAAAGGGGTAAAAGGAATGCCAGATATAATAAAACAGAGAATTAAAGCTGCTGATGATTTATTCTCAACGGCAGTATCCAGAATTAGGCAACCTGTTGAGGCAATATTCAATTGGTTAATTGAAAAAACAGATATTCAAAAAGCTAGTAAAGTCAGATCTACAAAAGGATTAATGATACATACTTTTGGCAGGTTAGCTGCTGCTTTCATTGCATTAGCACTTTAG
- a CDS encoding N-acetyltransferase family protein encodes MNIRPATQNDLPAINEIYNQAVRKRYCTADLEEISMQEREKWFASHNLDTYLIFVAEENNEIIGWMCYSPYRNGRRALQTAAEISYYLHENNQAKGVGSQLMEFAIKRAPHHNIKHLFAILLEPNIASIKLLEKYDFERWACLPNIANIDGEWCSHVYYGRKI; translated from the coding sequence ATGAACATTCGACCAGCCACCCAAAATGATTTGCCAGCCATTAACGAAATCTACAATCAGGCGGTACGCAAAAGATACTGCACTGCCGATTTGGAAGAAATCTCCATGCAGGAACGTGAAAAATGGTTTGCCTCTCATAATCTAGATACCTATCTCATATTTGTGGCAGAAGAGAACAATGAAATCATTGGCTGGATGTGTTACTCTCCCTACCGAAACGGTAGAAGAGCGCTTCAAACTGCTGCAGAAATAAGCTATTACTTGCACGAAAATAATCAGGCTAAAGGTGTTGGCAGCCAGTTAATGGAGTTTGCCATAAAACGAGCTCCTCACCACAATATCAAACACTTATTTGCCATTTTACTGGAACCCAATATTGCCAGTATTAAACTTCTCGAGAAATATGATTTCGAGCGCTGGGCATGTCTTCCCAATATTGCCAATATCGATGGGGAGTGGTGCTCTCATGTTTACTACGGGAGAAAGATTTAA
- the menB gene encoding 1,4-dihydroxy-2-naphthoyl-CoA synthase — protein sequence MTTRNWTTIKEYEDIKFDFFEGIAKITINRPEVYNAFRPQTNFDMLDAMDICRERSDIGVIIFTGAGEKAFCSGGDQNVKGVGGYIDDKGVPRLNVLDLHKAIRSMPKPVIAMVNGYAIGGGHVLHVVCDLTIASENAKFGQTGPKVGSFDAGFGSSYLARQVGQKKAREIWFLCKQYTAAEAEEMGMVNKVVPLEQLEDETVDWCKTMLMRSPMALRMIKRGLNAELDGQRGLMEFAGDATMMYYLMEEAQEGKHAFLEKRDPEFQKFPKFPG from the coding sequence ATGACAACAAGAAACTGGACTACCATTAAAGAATACGAAGATATTAAATTCGATTTTTTCGAAGGGATAGCAAAAATTACAATCAATCGTCCCGAGGTGTATAATGCATTTCGTCCGCAAACCAACTTCGATATGTTGGATGCCATGGATATCTGCCGCGAGCGAAGTGATATTGGTGTAATTATATTTACAGGAGCTGGAGAGAAAGCTTTCTGTTCGGGTGGCGATCAAAATGTAAAAGGTGTAGGTGGTTACATTGACGATAAAGGTGTGCCTCGCTTAAATGTTTTAGATTTGCATAAGGCAATTCGTTCTATGCCCAAGCCGGTTATAGCTATGGTTAACGGTTATGCTATTGGTGGCGGACATGTTCTTCATGTGGTTTGCGATTTAACCATTGCTTCCGAGAATGCTAAATTTGGTCAAACAGGTCCTAAAGTAGGTAGTTTCGATGCCGGATTTGGTTCTTCTTATCTGGCTCGTCAGGTTGGTCAGAAAAAAGCGCGTGAAATTTGGTTCCTTTGCAAGCAATACACAGCCGCCGAGGCCGAAGAAATGGGAATGGTAAATAAAGTAGTGCCATTAGAGCAATTGGAAGATGAAACTGTAGATTGGTGTAAAACCATGCTTATGCGCAGCCCAATGGCTCTTCGTATGATTAAACGCGGATTAAATGCAGAATTGGACGGACAACGCGGATTAATGGAATTTGCAGGCGATGCTACCATGATGTATTATCTAATGGAAGAAGCACAGGAAGGCAAGCATGCATTCCTGGAGAAACGTGATCCTGAATTCCAGAAATTTCCAAAATTTCCAGGATAG
- the menD gene encoding 2-succinyl-5-enolpyruvyl-6-hydroxy-3-cyclohexene-1-carboxylic-acid synthase: protein MERKYSDIKGVKELIDICWSKGMEYVIVSPGSRNAPISISFAKDERIKSLVIVDERSAAYFALGIAQQTRKPVGLVCTSGTALLNYGPAVAEAYYQRLPLIVISADRPAEWIGQDDSQALPQVNVFGQFVKASYQLPLDANNEDDCWYLNRMANEALTKCQNDRFGPVHINFPLREPLYGIKNYPDTNERVIGKINSVDELAADTVSAIADLMNCNQKILIVAGLLYQQEELNDLLGKLSENKNVVVLTESVSNLHNKEFLPCIDRVICSIKEEELADFKPDLLINFGGPLVSKMIKSFLRDAKPKEHWYIGKEDHFIDTFKNLTSHIDVSPQSFFKQLLAFIKPSESLFSAHWKMRDAEVSKIHSQYLESVEWSDLKAFEQILQRIPEGGNLQLANSSVVRYAQLFKTSHKLSYNSNRGTSGIDGCTSTAAGAALVNEKITTLITGDISFFYDSNALWNKYLKPNFKIILINNGGGGIFRFISGPSGVEELEEYFEAVQEYKADKLADTYGLNYFYAENQTEVEEILPVFYAANEKAAVLEIKTPRTINDQVLINYFKTIKAKV from the coding sequence ATGGAGCGAAAATATTCAGATATTAAAGGCGTGAAAGAGCTTATTGATATCTGTTGGTCAAAAGGAATGGAATATGTTATTGTTTCTCCGGGTTCCAGAAATGCTCCAATTAGCATCTCTTTTGCAAAAGATGAAAGAATAAAAAGCTTGGTGATTGTTGATGAACGATCGGCAGCTTATTTTGCATTAGGAATTGCCCAACAAACCCGCAAGCCGGTTGGTTTGGTTTGTACTTCGGGAACGGCTTTACTTAACTACGGACCAGCAGTAGCTGAGGCGTACTATCAAAGATTACCTTTGATTGTAATTTCGGCCGATAGACCAGCAGAATGGATTGGGCAGGATGATTCGCAGGCCTTACCACAGGTTAATGTGTTTGGGCAATTTGTAAAGGCAAGTTATCAGCTGCCTTTAGATGCCAACAATGAGGATGATTGCTGGTATTTGAATCGTATGGCTAACGAAGCTCTTACCAAATGCCAAAATGATAGATTTGGCCCTGTTCATATAAACTTTCCGCTTAGGGAACCATTGTATGGTATTAAAAATTATCCGGATACAAACGAGCGCGTAATTGGCAAAATTAATTCTGTTGATGAATTAGCTGCTGATACAGTTTCTGCTATTGCTGATCTTATGAATTGCAATCAGAAAATTCTTATTGTGGCAGGTTTGCTTTATCAGCAGGAAGAGTTAAATGATCTGCTTGGAAAATTGTCCGAAAATAAAAATGTTGTGGTTCTTACCGAATCGGTATCTAATCTTCATAATAAAGAATTTTTGCCTTGTATCGATCGGGTAATTTGTTCGATAAAGGAAGAAGAATTAGCCGATTTTAAACCCGATTTATTAATTAATTTTGGAGGTCCATTGGTTTCCAAAATGATAAAATCTTTTTTACGGGATGCTAAGCCTAAAGAACACTGGTACATTGGTAAAGAGGATCATTTTATTGATACATTTAAAAATCTCACATCACATATTGATGTTTCACCACAGTCTTTTTTTAAGCAATTATTAGCATTCATAAAACCATCAGAGAGTTTATTTTCTGCACATTGGAAAATGAGAGATGCCGAGGTCTCTAAAATTCACAGCCAATATTTAGAATCGGTGGAGTGGAGCGACTTAAAAGCTTTTGAGCAGATTTTACAAAGAATACCAGAAGGTGGAAATTTACAATTGGCCAATTCATCGGTTGTACGTTATGCACAGCTTTTTAAAACATCGCATAAGCTTAGCTATAACTCCAATAGAGGAACTAGTGGAATCGATGGCTGTACTTCAACAGCAGCTGGTGCGGCTTTGGTAAACGAAAAAATTACAACATTAATAACCGGAGATATTAGTTTTTTCTACGATTCCAATGCATTGTGGAACAAATATCTTAAACCAAACTTTAAAATTATTTTAATCAATAATGGAGGAGGAGGAATTTTCCGTTTTATTTCTGGGCCTTCGGGAGTAGAAGAGTTGGAAGAATATTTTGAGGCTGTTCAGGAATACAAAGCCGATAAATTAGCCGATACTTATGGCTTAAATTATTTTTATGCCGAAAATCAAACGGAAGTTGAAGAAATACTTCCTGTTTTTTATGCAGCAAACGAAAAAGCTGCCGTTCTGGAAATAAAAACGCCACGAACGATAAACGATCAAGTGTTAATTAATTATTTCAAAACTATAAAAGCTAAGGTATGA